One Leptolyngbya sp. 'hensonii' DNA segment encodes these proteins:
- a CDS encoding type I polyketide synthase — protein MSAPDNSTLSPLKQAYLALERMQAKLAALTQAQREPIAVIGLSCRFPGAANPAAFWQLLEEGVDAIREVPPDRWDIDAYYDPDPDAPGKIATRWGGFLDQIADFDPQLFDISPREALTMDPQQRLLLEVAWEALEDAGYAPDRLVGSATGVFIGIVGNDYAQLQLADNGITQIDTYYGSGTGHSVASGRISYVLGLQGPSLSIDTACSSSLVAIHQAVQSLRSGECRMALAGGVNAILTPEVSIALSRFHMMAPDGRCKTFDDRADGFVRGEGCGLVVLKRLSDAVADGDRILAVVRGSAVNQDGASSGLTAPNGPAQEALIRAALANADLSPAAVSYVETHGTGTSLGDPIEVQALGAVLREGRPADQPVAIGSVKTNVGHLEAAAGVAGFIKLVLALHHGRIPPHLHLQQPNRLIAWEQLPVVIPTQLTDWTVPERIAGVSSFGFSGTNAHLILAEAPQTDSGRPQAGTDRPLHLLTLAGKTPEALRELAERYRTELVDRSHKLADICFTANTGRATLPCRLGLWASNSMEVCDSLAAFLADREPEHWVQGQVEQVNAPQIVFLFTGQGAQYVGMGQELYQTQPTFRSALDRCDALLRPYLERPLLEVLHRETGLLDQTAYTQPALFAISYALGELWKSWGISPSVVLGHSVGEYAAACAAGVFSLEDGLKLIAARGRLMQSLPEGGAMAVVFADQGTVMTALQPYGGAVTIAAINGPQNIVISGEAVSVQAVLQDLTAQEIKTHPLTVSHAFHSPLIEPILAEFEQVAATVTYGPPRMRFISAATGTIVKAETLSQPGYWRQQTRNPVQFAAAVQALQVQENTLVLEMGPHPVLIGMARQSLPDSLGGWLPSLRRGMGDWEQLLESLATFYVRGGSVDWAGFDRDYARQKLSLPTYPFQRQRYWVPVRRPAPVPSSPGSHPLLGQRLRSALKAIQFEAHLQVTALPFLQDHRVHGLAILPATAYVEVALAAAITTLGHGSPTLSDLVIHEALAVPDAGGCALQTIVTVGPGPQASFQIFSLEDSPEVDPDAWKLQASGTLQRSAPIAPEGSSLVPATLQARCPDLISAQTHYQQLAERGLVFGPSLQGVVQIWRRDGEAIGQIQAPDCLMGELGAYHIHPALLDACVQVLAAAVPTDIAATDLYLPVGLDRCQTYGKFPPRLWSHVQLQLPPGQSAPATLTAQIQIFDQAGTLLAELVGLRLRKASRTALFQATGPDVNQWLYQVTWEPQPSSMAIATHLTSPATIAAQVCPQVPELDARYGLDRYREFSLQVGRLSNDYILLAWQQLGWQPQVGQSWTIETLAVALGVPDSYHRLLGRSLAMLQAEGWVQPVGSAWTVLRAPKALTAPVLAQRLQALTTHYPEFEIELTLVGRCGPHLAGVFKGTIDPLTLLFPGGDLSVAARLYQESPAARAYNHLVQESVTAALAQFPADRPLRVLEIGGGTGGTTAHVLPLFTADRTHYTFTDISPLFTAKAAEKFSAYPFVHYQPLDIEQDPIGQGFPAHQCDLILAANVIHATADLGQTLDHVQQLLAPGGLFLMLEMTRPDPWIDITFGLTEGWWKFVDTDVRPTYPLLSPTEWLTLLTRQGFETAATVPALESQEMTEETVILAQAPQESLRSEQWLILTDRQGIGIQLAELLQAQHHACVLATTAPLDNPPDGIPCIVVDPTRPEAFQGLLQQAPQWHQIVHLWSTDLPSLGDRAAADWETSQALACGTVLHLAQAIAQLPQAVPPRLWLVTRGGQAVGAEPQAVAVPQSTLWGLGKTIALEYPEWHCTRIDLDPNPAEPAAPVLFRELAAGSPEDQVGFRRGQRYVARLARLEADRTTPEPEAVQVQVPERGLLDQMTFRPLERRAPGPGEVEIRVRATGLNFKDVLNVLGLYPGDPGPLGSECTGEIVAVGEGVTDLQVGDGVMAVAPGCFQSFITTRADFVLRKPDALSFEAAATIPIPFLTAAFTLQHLAKIAPGDRVLIHAAAGGVGLAAVQIAQQLGAEVFATAGSPEKRAFLQATGVPHVLNSRTLDFADEILALTDGRGVDIVLNSLADEFIPKSFAVLAPQGRFVEIGKRGILDPAAVATMRPDVSYFIVDWGETSKEDPALIRRLFLEIGAAIGAGQFQPLPQQVFPLSEIVSAFRYMAAAKHIGKIVITHPIRTEQAPVAIRPDATYLITGGLGGLGLKVAQWLVERGAQHLVLVGRRPPTPAAQATIASLTAAGAQVVVAQADVAVADQMALILADLEASLPPLRGIIHGAGTLDDGVLLQQNWPRFAGVMAPKVAGAWHLHQLTQGKSLDFFVLFSSIASLFGSAGQGNHAAANAWLDQLAQYRRSLGLPGLSINWGVWSEVGAAAQQDVVQRASSQGIGAIAPDQGIRVLETLLAGSPAQVGVTPMNWSRFLGQFTTPPLFLTGITVEKSAAPEVSPMAVAPTQLWQQLQGAAPQKQGELLARHVETQIRKVLGIDPAQVISDRKPLSELGLDSLMAIELKNLLGKGLQLSCTLPATLVFDYPTGKDLTDYLCQQVRAELPSSGTEGQPEAEEKTSGESLLHSLDELEDLSDDEVDRLIAQYKKQ, from the coding sequence ATGAGCGCACCGGACAATTCAACCCTATCTCCTCTTAAACAGGCCTACCTGGCCCTGGAACGCATGCAGGCGAAACTGGCGGCGCTGACCCAGGCCCAGCGGGAGCCGATCGCTGTAATTGGCCTGAGCTGCCGGTTTCCTGGAGCTGCCAATCCCGCTGCTTTCTGGCAACTCCTGGAAGAGGGAGTAGATGCAATTCGGGAAGTGCCGCCCGATCGCTGGGATATTGATGCCTACTATGATCCCGATCCCGATGCCCCTGGCAAGATTGCGACCCGGTGGGGCGGATTTCTGGATCAGATTGCTGACTTTGATCCCCAACTATTTGACATTTCTCCCCGCGAGGCCCTGACCATGGATCCCCAGCAGCGGCTGTTGCTGGAAGTTGCCTGGGAAGCTCTAGAGGATGCAGGCTATGCCCCCGATCGGTTGGTCGGCAGTGCCACCGGGGTGTTTATCGGCATTGTGGGCAATGATTATGCCCAGTTACAACTGGCTGACAATGGGATCACCCAGATCGACACCTACTATGGCTCAGGAACCGGCCATAGCGTTGCATCGGGGCGAATTTCCTATGTTCTGGGGTTGCAGGGACCCAGCTTGTCGATCGACACGGCCTGCTCCTCCTCCCTGGTGGCCATTCATCAGGCGGTGCAGAGCCTGCGCAGTGGGGAATGTCGGATGGCCCTAGCCGGTGGGGTGAATGCTATCCTGACGCCGGAAGTCTCGATCGCCCTGTCCCGCTTCCACATGATGGCCCCCGATGGCCGCTGCAAAACTTTTGACGATCGGGCTGATGGCTTTGTCCGGGGAGAAGGCTGTGGCCTGGTGGTATTGAAGCGGCTCTCCGATGCGGTTGCGGATGGCGATCGGATTTTGGCGGTGGTGCGGGGTTCGGCGGTAAATCAGGATGGGGCTAGCAGCGGCCTGACTGCCCCCAATGGTCCAGCCCAGGAGGCTCTGATTCGGGCGGCCCTGGCCAATGCGGACCTGTCACCGGCTGCCGTCAGCTATGTGGAAACCCACGGCACTGGAACTTCCCTGGGGGATCCGATCGAGGTTCAGGCTCTGGGGGCTGTGCTCCGGGAGGGCCGCCCTGCGGATCAGCCGGTGGCGATTGGCTCTGTCAAAACCAATGTCGGTCACCTGGAGGCGGCGGCAGGGGTAGCAGGGTTCATTAAGCTGGTGCTGGCCCTACACCATGGCCGGATTCCGCCCCACTTGCACCTGCAGCAACCCAATCGGCTGATTGCCTGGGAGCAGTTGCCTGTTGTCATTCCCACCCAACTCACCGATTGGACGGTTCCGGAACGGATTGCCGGGGTCAGTTCCTTTGGGTTTAGTGGCACCAATGCCCATTTGATTCTGGCGGAAGCCCCTCAAACTGATTCCGGCAGGCCGCAAGCAGGGACCGATCGGCCCCTCCATCTCCTCACCCTGGCTGGGAAAACTCCAGAGGCCCTGCGGGAGTTGGCCGAGCGCTACCGAACCGAACTGGTTGATCGGTCCCACAAGCTGGCCGATATCTGCTTTACCGCCAATACGGGTAGGGCTACCCTACCCTGTCGCCTGGGACTCTGGGCCAGCAACAGTATGGAGGTCTGTGACTCCCTGGCCGCTTTTTTGGCCGATCGGGAGCCAGAACACTGGGTGCAGGGGCAGGTGGAACAAGTTAATGCTCCTCAAATCGTCTTTCTGTTCACGGGCCAGGGAGCCCAGTATGTCGGGATGGGCCAGGAACTTTACCAGACTCAACCGACCTTCCGATCCGCCCTGGATCGCTGCGATGCCTTGCTCCGCCCCTATCTAGAGCGACCTCTGCTGGAGGTATTGCATCGGGAGACAGGGCTTCTGGATCAGACCGCCTATACCCAACCGGCCTTGTTTGCCATTTCCTATGCCCTGGGTGAACTCTGGAAATCCTGGGGTATCTCCCCCTCCGTGGTGCTGGGGCATAGTGTGGGGGAATATGCCGCCGCCTGCGCGGCTGGGGTCTTCAGCCTGGAGGATGGCCTGAAGCTGATCGCAGCGCGAGGACGGTTGATGCAGTCCCTGCCTGAAGGGGGCGCGATGGCGGTGGTGTTTGCCGACCAGGGAACGGTGATGACAGCCCTACAGCCCTATGGGGGAGCGGTGACGATCGCCGCCATCAACGGACCGCAAAATATTGTGATTTCCGGTGAGGCTGTCTCCGTTCAGGCTGTCCTGCAGGATCTGACGGCTCAGGAAATCAAAACCCATCCCCTGACAGTTTCCCATGCCTTTCATTCCCCCCTAATCGAACCCATCCTGGCGGAGTTTGAGCAGGTGGCGGCCACTGTCACCTATGGCCCTCCCCGGATGCGCTTCATTTCCGCAGCAACGGGGACGATCGTTAAAGCTGAAACCCTGAGTCAACCGGGCTACTGGCGACAGCAGACCCGCAATCCGGTCCAGTTTGCTGCTGCTGTGCAGGCCCTGCAGGTGCAGGAAAACACCCTGGTTCTAGAAATGGGTCCCCATCCTGTTTTGATCGGCATGGCCCGCCAGAGCCTGCCCGATTCCCTGGGGGGCTGGTTGCCTTCCCTGCGACGGGGAATGGGAGACTGGGAGCAGTTGCTGGAGAGTCTGGCCACCTTCTATGTCCGGGGCGGCTCCGTGGATTGGGCTGGGTTCGATCGGGACTATGCTCGCCAGAAGTTGTCCCTGCCTACCTATCCCTTCCAGCGGCAGCGGTATTGGGTTCCTGTCCGTCGTCCTGCTCCTGTCCCCTCATCGCCAGGGAGCCATCCCCTCCTGGGACAACGGTTGCGATCGGCCCTCAAAGCAATTCAGTTTGAAGCCCACCTGCAAGTTACTGCCCTGCCTTTTCTTCAGGATCACCGGGTGCACGGGCTGGCGATTCTGCCCGCGACAGCCTATGTAGAAGTGGCCCTGGCAGCGGCGATTACCACTCTGGGTCATGGATCGCCGACCCTTTCCGATCTGGTCATTCATGAGGCCCTGGCCGTGCCTGATGCGGGGGGCTGCGCCCTGCAAACGATCGTCACGGTGGGACCAGGCCCGCAAGCCAGTTTTCAGATTTTCAGCCTGGAGGATTCCCCGGAGGTTGACCCGGATGCCTGGAAACTCCAGGCCAGCGGCACCCTGCAGAGGTCAGCCCCGATCGCTCCAGAGGGCAGTTCCCTGGTGCCAGCCACCCTGCAGGCCCGCTGCCCAGATTTGATTTCAGCCCAGACCCATTATCAGCAACTGGCGGAACGGGGTCTGGTCTTTGGTCCCAGTCTGCAGGGAGTTGTGCAGATCTGGCGGCGGGATGGGGAAGCGATCGGTCAGATACAGGCTCCAGACTGCCTGATGGGGGAACTGGGGGCTTATCACATCCACCCAGCCCTTCTGGATGCCTGTGTGCAGGTGCTGGCGGCGGCTGTTCCCACCGATATTGCCGCTACCGACCTCTATTTGCCCGTGGGGTTGGACCGCTGCCAGACCTATGGTAAATTTCCCCCACGACTCTGGAGCCATGTTCAACTCCAGCTTCCCCCAGGTCAATCGGCTCCGGCCACTCTGACGGCTCAGATCCAGATTTTTGATCAGGCAGGTACCCTGCTGGCTGAGTTGGTCGGATTGCGGCTGAGAAAGGCCAGTCGCACGGCCCTGTTCCAGGCTACAGGACCAGATGTGAATCAGTGGCTGTACCAGGTGACCTGGGAACCCCAGCCCAGCTCGATGGCGATTGCAACCCATCTGACCTCGCCCGCCACGATCGCTGCCCAGGTTTGCCCCCAGGTGCCAGAACTGGATGCTCGGTATGGCCTCGATCGCTATCGAGAGTTTTCGCTTCAGGTGGGGCGTCTCAGCAATGACTACATTCTGCTGGCCTGGCAACAGTTAGGCTGGCAGCCTCAGGTGGGCCAGTCCTGGACGATCGAGACCCTGGCTGTCGCGTTGGGGGTCCCTGATTCCTATCATCGGTTGCTGGGACGGTCCTTGGCCATGCTACAGGCAGAGGGTTGGGTCCAGCCGGTGGGATCAGCTTGGACGGTGCTGCGGGCACCGAAGGCGCTGACGGCCCCTGTCCTGGCGCAACGGCTGCAGGCGCTGACCACCCATTATCCTGAGTTTGAGATTGAACTGACCCTGGTCGGTCGCTGTGGTCCCCATCTGGCAGGGGTGTTCAAGGGCACGATCGATCCCCTTACCCTGCTGTTTCCGGGGGGAGATCTGTCCGTTGCGGCCCGTCTTTACCAGGAGTCTCCGGCGGCCAGGGCCTACAACCATCTGGTGCAGGAAAGTGTCACCGCTGCCCTGGCCCAGTTCCCTGCCGATCGGCCCCTGCGGGTGCTGGAGATTGGTGGAGGAACCGGTGGGACCACGGCCCATGTCCTGCCCCTGTTTACTGCCGATCGCACCCACTATACCTTCACGGACATTTCGCCCCTATTTACGGCTAAAGCGGCTGAGAAATTCAGTGCCTATCCCTTTGTCCACTATCAACCCCTCGATATTGAGCAGGACCCGATCGGCCAGGGATTCCCGGCCCACCAGTGCGATCTGATTCTGGCGGCCAATGTCATCCATGCCACGGCGGATCTGGGCCAGACCCTGGATCATGTGCAGCAGCTTCTAGCACCGGGAGGACTGTTCCTGATGCTGGAAATGACCCGTCCCGATCCCTGGATTGATATCACCTTCGGATTGACGGAAGGCTGGTGGAAATTCGTCGATACGGACGTGCGCCCCACCTATCCCCTCCTATCTCCGACGGAGTGGCTGACCCTGCTGACCCGACAGGGCTTCGAGACAGCCGCCACGGTTCCGGCCCTGGAGAGCCAGGAGATGACGGAAGAAACCGTGATTCTGGCCCAGGCCCCTCAAGAGAGCCTCCGGTCTGAACAGTGGCTGATTCTGACCGATCGGCAGGGTATCGGCATCCAACTGGCAGAATTGCTCCAGGCCCAGCATCATGCCTGTGTTCTGGCTACAACAGCTCCCCTGGATAACCCGCCAGATGGAATTCCCTGTATCGTAGTTGATCCAACCCGGCCCGAAGCCTTCCAGGGCCTACTGCAACAGGCTCCCCAATGGCATCAGATTGTCCATCTCTGGAGTACGGATCTGCCCAGTCTGGGCGATCGGGCTGCCGCTGACTGGGAGACCTCCCAGGCCCTCGCCTGTGGTACGGTGTTACATCTGGCCCAGGCCATTGCCCAGTTACCCCAAGCTGTTCCGCCCCGGCTGTGGCTGGTCACCCGAGGGGGACAGGCGGTAGGGGCCGAGCCCCAGGCCGTGGCTGTTCCCCAATCGACCCTCTGGGGGTTGGGCAAGACGATCGCCCTAGAGTATCCGGAATGGCACTGTACCCGCATTGATCTGGATCCCAACCCGGCGGAGCCAGCAGCCCCGGTTTTGTTCCGGGAACTGGCGGCGGGATCCCCCGAAGATCAGGTCGGCTTCCGTCGGGGTCAACGCTATGTCGCTCGTCTGGCTCGCCTGGAGGCCGATCGAACAACTCCTGAACCAGAAGCGGTCCAGGTCCAGGTCCCGGAACGGGGATTGCTGGACCAAATGACCTTCCGGCCCCTGGAACGGCGGGCTCCGGGTCCTGGTGAAGTGGAAATTCGCGTCCGGGCCACAGGACTGAACTTCAAGGATGTGCTGAATGTACTGGGGTTGTATCCCGGCGATCCGGGTCCCCTGGGGAGTGAATGCACTGGCGAGATTGTGGCTGTGGGAGAAGGGGTCACCGATCTGCAGGTGGGGGATGGGGTGATGGCCGTCGCTCCTGGTTGCTTCCAGTCCTTTATAACCACCCGTGCTGATTTTGTCCTCCGGAAACCAGACGCCCTCAGCTTTGAGGCGGCAGCGACGATTCCAATTCCCTTCCTGACGGCAGCCTTTACCCTGCAGCATCTGGCCAAAATTGCACCGGGCGATCGGGTGCTAATCCATGCGGCGGCTGGGGGTGTGGGTCTGGCTGCAGTCCAGATCGCGCAACAACTGGGGGCGGAGGTCTTTGCCACGGCGGGCAGTCCCGAAAAACGGGCCTTTTTGCAGGCCACCGGGGTGCCCCATGTGCTGAATTCCCGCACCCTCGACTTTGCGGATGAAATTCTGGCCCTGACGGATGGACGGGGGGTGGATATTGTCCTCAATTCCCTGGCTGATGAATTTATTCCGAAAAGTTTTGCCGTGCTGGCTCCCCAGGGCCGATTCGTTGAGATTGGCAAACGGGGGATTCTTGATCCGGCGGCAGTGGCGACAATGCGGCCAGATGTCTCCTACTTCATTGTGGATTGGGGTGAAACCAGCAAAGAAGACCCGGCCCTGATCCGTCGCCTGTTTTTGGAGATTGGGGCGGCGATCGGGGCAGGTCAGTTCCAGCCTCTGCCCCAGCAGGTGTTTCCCCTGTCAGAGATCGTCAGCGCTTTCCGGTATATGGCGGCGGCGAAACACATCGGTAAAATCGTGATTACCCACCCGATCAGGACAGAGCAGGCTCCCGTGGCCATTCGCCCGGACGCCACCTATCTGATTACCGGGGGGTTGGGGGGCCTGGGGCTCAAGGTGGCCCAGTGGCTGGTGGAACGGGGTGCCCAGCATCTGGTGTTGGTGGGGCGACGGCCCCCGACTCCTGCAGCCCAGGCGACGATCGCAAGCCTGACCGCCGCAGGAGCCCAGGTGGTGGTGGCCCAGGCCGATGTGGCGGTGGCGGACCAGATGGCTCTGATCCTGGCCGACCTGGAGGCCAGCCTGCCGCCCCTGCGTGGGATTATCCATGGAGCTGGCACCCTGGATGATGGGGTGCTGCTCCAGCAAAACTGGCCCCGCTTTGCTGGGGTGATGGCCCCCAAGGTGGCTGGGGCCTGGCACCTGCATCAGTTGACCCAGGGCAAATCCCTGGATTTCTTTGTCCTGTTTTCCTCGATCGCCTCCCTGTTTGGGTCTGCTGGCCAGGGGAATCATGCGGCGGCCAATGCCTGGTTGGACCAACTGGCCCAGTACCGCCGATCGCTAGGACTACCGGGACTGAGTATCAACTGGGGGGTGTGGTCCGAGGTCGGGGCTGCTGCCCAACAGGATGTGGTGCAACGGGCCAGCAGCCAGGGAATTGGCGCGATCGCTCCGGATCAGGGCATCCGGGTGTTGGAGACCTTGCTGGCCGGTTCTCCGGCCCAGGTGGGGGTAACGCCCATGAACTGGTCCCGTTTCCTGGGGCAATTCACCACCCCGCCCCTGTTCTTGACGGGAATCACGGTGGAAAAGAGCGCCGCACCGGAGGTTAGCCCGATGGCGGTGGCCCCGACCCAACTCTGGCAACAGTTGCAGGGGGCTGCTCCCCAGAAACAGGGGGAACTGCTGGCCCGCCATGTGGAAACCCAGATTCGCAAGGTTCTGGGGATTGATCCTGCCCAGGTAATCTCCGATCGCAAGCCCCTGAGCGAACTGGGTTTGGATTCTCTAATGGCGATCGAGTTAAAAAATCTGTTGGGCAAGGGGCTGCAGCTCAGTTGTACTCTCCCGGCGACCCTGGTGTTTGACTATCCCACGGGCAAGGATCTGACGGACTATTTATGCCAGCAGGTGCGGGCAGAACTCCCTTCTTCTGGGACTGAAGGGCAGCCAGAGGCTGAGGAGAAGACCAGTGGGGAAAGCTTGCTCCATTCCCTGGATGAACTCGAAGATTTGTCTGATGACGAAGTGGATCGGCTGATCGCGCAGTATAAAAAGCAGTGA